The following coding sequences are from one Formosa haliotis window:
- a CDS encoding OmpH family outer membrane protein, producing the protein MTVICLLTLNTHAQRGVRIGYIDTEYILEHVPEYQDASSQLADKVKRWKADIELRLNDVAQKRKDLSNEKALLTPELYEERKEDIDFEEKEILDHQQKRFGPNGDLMIQKKQLLQPIQDQIFSAVQDIAASKQYDFIFDKSADLVMLYSAERYDISELVLRSINRTSKRQQAQTKEQRKNAALEDTVPEYNPELEAREKALEDKRLERERLEEERRQAILDERAANKLEAQERRERILAEREAAKQEKLAARNKVSDNSENNDTLAPSDENDENASESEPKTREEILEERKQQKLRDREARKLELEARKQRILEEREKAQQEREEKENNTENTEDSN; encoded by the coding sequence ATGACTGTAATATGTCTTCTAACTCTTAATACACATGCCCAGCGTGGCGTAAGAATTGGTTACATAGACACAGAATATATTTTAGAACATGTTCCTGAATATCAAGATGCTTCATCTCAATTAGCTGATAAAGTAAAACGTTGGAAAGCAGACATCGAATTAAGACTTAACGATGTTGCCCAAAAACGCAAAGATTTAAGTAACGAAAAAGCACTGTTAACACCAGAGCTTTATGAAGAACGTAAGGAAGATATAGATTTTGAAGAAAAAGAGATTTTAGATCATCAACAAAAACGATTTGGTCCTAATGGCGATTTAATGATTCAGAAGAAACAATTACTTCAACCCATCCAAGATCAAATTTTTTCGGCAGTTCAAGATATCGCAGCTTCAAAGCAATATGATTTTATCTTCGATAAATCTGCAGATTTAGTCATGTTATATTCTGCCGAACGTTACGATATTAGCGAATTGGTATTAAGAAGTATTAATAGAACATCGAAACGCCAACAAGCACAAACCAAAGAACAACGTAAAAATGCTGCGCTAGAAGATACGGTTCCAGAATATAATCCAGAACTTGAAGCCAGAGAAAAAGCTCTTGAAGATAAACGATTAGAACGCGAGCGCTTAGAAGAAGAACGCCGGCAAGCAATTCTAGACGAACGCGCAGCAAACAAACTAGAAGCTCAAGAACGTCGCGAAAGAATTTTAGCCGAACGAGAAGCTGCTAAACAAGAAAAGTTGGCTGCAAGAAATAAAGTTTCTGATAATTCAGAAAATAATGATACATTAGCGCCCTCAGATGAAAACGATGAAAATGCGTCAGAATCAGAGCCTAAAACTAGAGAAGAAATTCTTGAAGAGCGTAAACAACAAAAATTAAGAGATCGCGAAGCAAGAAAATTAGAATTAGAAGCAAGAAAACAACGTATCTTGGAAGAACGCGAGAAAGCACAACAAGAACGTGAAGAAAAAGAAAATAACACTGAAAATACCGAAGACAGTAATTAA